Proteins from one Triticum aestivum cultivar Chinese Spring chromosome 7A, IWGSC CS RefSeq v2.1, whole genome shotgun sequence genomic window:
- the LOC123151954 gene encoding probable inactive nicotinamidase At3g16190 isoform X1: protein MPSHLALLSCLLVLLLSLDKFLLHYLKRWLSGGGGSIIPRIPTGAFRPRSHRPMAAAGRWSETAMLVIDMQKDFVDPAMGSPVLVAGGEAVVPAVAEAVAVARERGIFVVWVVREHDPSGRDVELFRRHLYSGGKGPTVKGLKGAELADGLFIKEGDYKLVKTRFSAFFATHLDSVLKTQGIKNLVVVGVQTPNCIRQTVYDAVELDYEKVIVLIDATAAARPDIHLANIRDMKTIGVETPTLEEWRR, encoded by the exons ATGCCCTCGCATCTGGCGCTGCTGTCGTGCCTGCTGGTGCTGCTCCTCTCCCTCGACAAGTTCCTCCTCCACTACCTCAAGCGCTggctctccggcggcggcggcagcataaTCCCCCGGATCCCGACCGGCGCCTTCAGGCCGCGCTCGCACCGACCCATGGCGGCCGCCGGCAGGTGGAGCGAGACGGCCATGCTCGTCATCGACATGCAG AAGGATTTCGTGGACCCGGCTATGGGCAGCCCGGtgctggtcgccggcggcgaggccgtGGTCCCCGCCGTCGCTGAGGCCGTCGCCGTGGCGCGGGAGCGCGGCATCTTCGTCGTTTGG GTTGTCAGAGAGCATGACCCTTCTGGAAGAGATGTTGAACTTTTCCGTCGACACTTGTATTCTGGAGGAAAGGGTCCGACAGTGAAAGGTTTGAAAGGTGCAGAGCTGGCTGACGGGCTTTTTATCAAAGAAGGTGACTACAAGTTGGTGAAGACAAGATTTAGTGCTTTCTTTGCGACGCACCTTGATTCCGTTCTTAAAACACAAGGAATAAAGAACTTGGTAGTTGTTG GTGTTCAAACGCCAAATTGCATTCGGCAGACTGTCTACGATGCTGTGGAATTGGACTATGAGAAAGTTATTGTCCTTATTGATGCAACAGCTGCTGCTAGGCCAGATATCCATTTGG CAAATATCAGAGATATGAAGACCATCGGCGTGGAAACACCAACCTTGGAAGAGTGGCGCCGTTAA
- the LOC123151954 gene encoding probable inactive nicotinamidase At3g16190 isoform X2 → MPSHLALLSCLLVLLLSLDKFLLHYLKRWLSGGGGSIIPRIPTGAFRPRSHRPMAAAGRWSETAMLVIDMQKDFVDPAMGSPVLVAGGEAVVPAVAEAVAVARERGIFVVWVVREHDPSGRDVELFRRHLYSGGKGPTVKGLKGAELADGLFIKEGVQTPNCIRQTVYDAVELDYEKVIVLIDATAAARPDIHLANIRDMKTIGVETPTLEEWRR, encoded by the exons ATGCCCTCGCATCTGGCGCTGCTGTCGTGCCTGCTGGTGCTGCTCCTCTCCCTCGACAAGTTCCTCCTCCACTACCTCAAGCGCTggctctccggcggcggcggcagcataaTCCCCCGGATCCCGACCGGCGCCTTCAGGCCGCGCTCGCACCGACCCATGGCGGCCGCCGGCAGGTGGAGCGAGACGGCCATGCTCGTCATCGACATGCAG AAGGATTTCGTGGACCCGGCTATGGGCAGCCCGGtgctggtcgccggcggcgaggccgtGGTCCCCGCCGTCGCTGAGGCCGTCGCCGTGGCGCGGGAGCGCGGCATCTTCGTCGTTTGG GTTGTCAGAGAGCATGACCCTTCTGGAAGAGATGTTGAACTTTTCCGTCGACACTTGTATTCTGGAGGAAAGGGTCCGACAGTGAAAGGTTTGAAAGGTGCAGAGCTGGCTGACGGGCTTTTTATCAAAGAAG GTGTTCAAACGCCAAATTGCATTCGGCAGACTGTCTACGATGCTGTGGAATTGGACTATGAGAAAGTTATTGTCCTTATTGATGCAACAGCTGCTGCTAGGCCAGATATCCATTTGG CAAATATCAGAGATATGAAGACCATCGGCGTGGAAACACCAACCTTGGAAGAGTGGCGCCGTTAA